One genomic segment of Bradyrhizobium prioriisuperbiae includes these proteins:
- a CDS encoding AraC family transcriptional regulator, translating into MKAALQNYHARMQRVLDHIDRHLDDDLDLETLSSIAAYSKYHFHRQFTATFGLSVHRYVQLARMKHASYRLAHRDAESVTDIAMDAGYDAPDAFARAFRQLFGQSPSSFRKSPDWEPWLAAFGPLDNARSKLMQTTFTTEDVTIRDVPPTPVAIMQHRGDPATLGATLQRFIAWRKAAGLHPSTYQTFTVWRSERRPASPADYSIDLCVGTEQPIAANGEEIKAGEIPGGRCAVLRVVGNTHNLEPAALYLYRDWLPASGEEARDFPIYCQRLSFFPEVPDHEAVADLFLPLNSAL; encoded by the coding sequence ATGAAGGCGGCGCTGCAAAACTACCATGCCCGGATGCAGCGGGTGCTGGATCACATCGACCGGCATCTGGACGACGATCTGGACCTGGAAACGCTGAGCAGCATCGCAGCCTATTCGAAGTATCATTTTCACCGGCAGTTCACGGCAACCTTCGGGCTGTCCGTGCATCGCTATGTCCAGCTTGCCCGCATGAAGCACGCTTCATACCGGCTGGCCCACAGGGACGCCGAGAGCGTCACGGACATCGCGATGGATGCCGGTTACGATGCACCGGATGCCTTCGCCCGCGCCTTTCGGCAACTGTTCGGGCAGTCGCCGTCGTCGTTCCGGAAATCTCCCGACTGGGAGCCGTGGCTTGCGGCCTTCGGGCCTCTCGACAACGCCAGGAGCAAGCTCATGCAGACGACTTTTACTACTGAGGACGTGACCATTCGCGATGTGCCCCCGACACCGGTGGCGATCATGCAGCATCGGGGCGACCCGGCGACGCTGGGCGCCACCCTCCAGCGCTTCATCGCATGGCGCAAGGCCGCAGGCCTGCACCCCAGCACATATCAGACCTTCACTGTCTGGCGTTCCGAGCGACGTCCTGCGTCGCCTGCCGATTATAGCATCGACCTTTGTGTCGGGACTGAGCAACCGATCGCGGCGAACGGCGAAGAGATCAAAGCCGGCGAGATCCCCGGCGGACGCTGCGCGGTGCTCCGCGTGGTCGGCAACACCCACAATCTGGAGCCCGCCGCGCTCTACCTTTATCGCGACTGGCTTCCGGCCAGCGGCGAGGAGGCACGCGACTTCCCGATCTATTGCCAGCGGCTGAGCTTCTTTCCGGAGGTGCCGGATCATGAGGCGGTCGCGGACCTGTTTTTGCCGCTGAATAGCGCCCTCTGA
- the arsC gene encoding arsenate reductase (glutaredoxin) (This arsenate reductase requires both glutathione and glutaredoxin to convert arsenate to arsenite, after which the efflux transporter formed by ArsA and ArsB can extrude the arsenite from the cell, providing resistance.) — protein MSVTIYHNPACGTSRNTLAMIRQGGSEPQIIEYLKTPPSRERLIALIVAMAITPRELLRQKGTPYAELDLGNPKWSDDELIDVMLAHPILINRPIVVTPKGTRLCRPSELVLDLLPDPHIGRLIKDDGEVVEARLREGDG, from the coding sequence GTGAGCGTCACCATCTACCACAACCCCGCCTGCGGCACCTCGCGCAACACGCTGGCGATGATCCGGCAGGGCGGCAGCGAACCGCAGATCATCGAATACCTCAAGACGCCGCCGTCCCGCGAGCGCCTCATCGCCCTGATCGTCGCCATGGCGATCACGCCGCGCGAACTGCTGCGGCAGAAAGGCACGCCTTACGCGGAGCTCGATCTCGGCAACCCCAAATGGAGCGATGACGAACTCATCGACGTCATGCTGGCGCATCCCATCCTGATCAATCGCCCGATCGTTGTCACGCCCAAGGGTACCCGCCTGTGCCGGCCGTCCGAGCTTGTCCTCGATCTGCTGCCCGATCCGCACATCGGCCGCCTCATCAAGGACGATGGCGAGGTGGTTGAGGCGCGACTGCGCGAAGGAGACGGATAA
- a CDS encoding DUF1328 domain-containing protein encodes MTILKWALIFLVVSIIAGLLGFTGVSVVSADIARFLFYVFAAIFIVLLLGLTIFRA; translated from the coding sequence ATGACGATATTGAAATGGGCCCTCATTTTCCTGGTGGTGTCGATCATTGCCGGACTGCTCGGCTTCACCGGCGTGTCGGTGGTGTCGGCCGACATCGCGCGTTTCCTCTTCTATGTATTCGCCGCGATCTTCATCGTGCTGCTGCTGGGACTGACCATCTTCAGGGCCTAG
- a CDS encoding ATP-dependent helicase — MPAAAYLDALNPEQRRAVEHGVSGDTTIGGPLLVIAGAGSGKTNTLAHRVAHLIVNRADPRRILLMTFSRRAAVEMSRRVERIARQVIGKDAGIMTDALSWAGTFHGIGARLLRDYAEQIGLDPAFTIHDREDSADLINLVRHELGLSKTENRFPTKATCLAIYSRCVNARMPIGPVLGATFPWCAEWAEELKDLFAAYVEAKQRQNVLDYDDLLLYWAQMAAEPAIAQDLGDRFDHVLVDEYQDTNALQASILLALKPGGHGLTVVGDDAQSIYAFRAATVRNILDFPTRFSPPAAIVTLERNYRSTQPILAAANAVIGLARERFTKNLWTDRASPARPQLVAVRDEADQARCIVERVLERRESGTTLKQQAILFRTSSHSGPLEVELTRRNIPFVKFGGLKFLDASHVKDVLALLRFAENPRDRVAGFRVLHLIPGIGPTSAHRVLERMAETFDPVTALASLPAPPRAGEDWHSFVDTMMDLRRGDLGWPAELERARAWYEPHLTRIHDDNITRHADLIQLEQIASGYPSRERFLTELTLDPPDATSDESGVPLRDEDYLILSTIHSAKGQEWKSVYVLNVVDGCMPSDLGAGTSAELEEERRLLYVAMTRARDDLHLMVPQRFFTHNQAAKGDRHVYAARTRFIPSALLSLFERASWPAAIPPKARTSNAVPRVDIGARMRGMWR; from the coding sequence GTGCCCGCCGCCGCCTATCTCGACGCCCTCAATCCGGAACAGCGGCGCGCCGTGGAGCATGGCGTCTCCGGCGACACAACCATTGGCGGGCCGCTGCTGGTGATCGCCGGCGCGGGCTCCGGCAAGACCAACACGCTGGCGCATCGCGTGGCGCATCTGATCGTCAACCGCGCCGATCCCCGGCGCATCCTCTTGATGACGTTTTCGCGCCGCGCCGCCGTCGAGATGAGCCGGCGGGTGGAGCGGATTGCGCGGCAGGTGATCGGCAAGGATGCCGGCATCATGACCGATGCGCTGAGCTGGGCCGGCACCTTTCATGGCATCGGCGCGCGTCTGCTGCGCGACTATGCCGAGCAAATTGGCCTCGATCCGGCGTTCACCATCCACGACCGCGAGGATTCCGCCGACCTGATCAACCTGGTGCGGCACGAACTGGGCCTGTCGAAAACCGAGAACCGTTTTCCCACCAAGGCGACGTGCCTCGCGATCTATTCGCGCTGCGTCAATGCACGGATGCCGATCGGCCCGGTGCTGGGCGCGACGTTTCCGTGGTGTGCCGAGTGGGCGGAGGAACTGAAAGACCTGTTCGCCGCCTATGTGGAGGCGAAGCAGCGGCAAAACGTGCTCGATTACGACGACTTGCTCTTGTACTGGGCGCAGATGGCGGCGGAGCCGGCCATCGCGCAGGATCTCGGCGACCGCTTCGACCATGTGCTGGTGGACGAATATCAAGACACCAACGCGCTGCAGGCCTCGATCCTGCTGGCGCTGAAACCCGGCGGCCATGGCCTCACGGTGGTGGGCGACGACGCGCAATCGATCTACGCCTTCCGCGCCGCCACCGTGCGCAACATCCTGGATTTTCCCACCCGCTTCAGCCCACCCGCCGCCATCGTGACGCTGGAGCGCAACTATCGCTCGACCCAGCCGATCCTCGCCGCCGCCAATGCCGTCATCGGTTTGGCGCGCGAGCGCTTCACCAAGAATCTCTGGACGGATCGCGCTTCGCCGGCACGGCCGCAGCTCGTCGCCGTGCGCGACGAGGCGGACCAGGCGCGCTGCATTGTCGAGCGTGTGCTGGAGCGGCGCGAAAGCGGCACTACGCTGAAGCAGCAGGCGATCCTGTTCCGCACCTCCAGCCACAGCGGGCCGCTCGAGGTGGAGCTGACCCGTCGCAACATTCCCTTCGTCAAGTTCGGCGGGCTCAAATTCCTCGACGCTTCGCACGTGAAAGACGTGCTGGCGCTGCTGCGCTTTGCCGAGAACCCGCGCGACCGTGTCGCCGGCTTCCGCGTGCTGCATTTGATCCCCGGCATCGGGCCGACGTCAGCGCACCGGGTGCTGGAGCGGATGGCGGAGACGTTCGATCCCGTTACCGCGCTTGCGTCGCTGCCCGCGCCGCCGCGTGCGGGCGAGGACTGGCACAGCTTCGTCGACACGATGATGGATCTGCGGCGTGGCGACCTCGGCTGGCCGGCGGAGCTGGAGCGCGCCCGCGCCTGGTATGAGCCGCATCTCACGCGCATCCATGACGACAACATCACCCGTCATGCCGACCTGATCCAGCTGGAGCAGATCGCCAGCGGTTATCCCTCGCGCGAACGTTTCCTCACCGAACTGACGCTCGATCCGCCCGATGCCACCAGCGACGAGTCAGGCGTGCCGCTGCGCGACGAGGATTATCTGATCCTCTCCACCATCCATTCCGCCAAGGGCCAGGAATGGAAATCGGTCTATGTGCTCAATGTGGTCGACGGCTGCATGCCGTCCGATCTCGGCGCCGGCACCTCGGCCGAACTGGAAGAAGAGCGCCGCCTGCTTTATGTGGCGATGACCCGCGCCAGGGACGATCTTCATTTGATGGTGCCGCAGCGCTTCTTCACCCACAACCAGGCCGCCAAGGGCGACCGGCATGTCTATGCCGCGCGCACCCGTTTCATCCCGAGCGCGCTGCTCTCCTTGTTCGAGCGCGCAAGCTGGCCCGCCGCGATCCCGCCCAAGGCGCGCACGTCAAACGCCGTGCCGCGGGTCGACATCGGCGCACGGATGCGCGGGATGTGGCGGTAG
- a CDS encoding copper-binding protein has protein sequence MTIARIILAGAVALTIISPAARAEQDLTGMITKIDRISGTITIQRTQSGTVGSASGGAAEEYRAQSGVSLDVVHAGDNVTFSTTDTGGGMKSVTKLQKQ, from the coding sequence GTGACAATCGCAAGGATCATTCTGGCCGGCGCCGTTGCGCTCACGATCATCAGCCCGGCGGCCCGGGCCGAACAGGATCTCACGGGCATGATCACGAAAATTGATCGGATCAGTGGCACCATCACCATTCAACGGACACAAAGCGGGACCGTCGGCTCCGCAAGCGGTGGCGCTGCGGAAGAGTATAGGGCCCAGAGCGGCGTGTCGCTGGATGTCGTGCATGCCGGTGACAACGTCACCTTCTCCACGACCGATACCGGCGGCGGGATGAAGAGCGTCACAAAACTTCAGAAGCAATAG
- a CDS encoding MarR family winged helix-turn-helix transcriptional regulator, producing the protein MPSTKNVQNTHIRDQLRQLHGAVLDIVGVMNRPQRDEVLIKAAGIPLDRALFPLLVGIERFGPIGVVEMADRTGRDYTTVSRQIAKLESLDLVTRQGSATDRRVREAVITAKGKAMTNLVDAARERIGRAIFASWDAPDIAELVRLMRKFADAVKEEPPVGS; encoded by the coding sequence ATGCCGTCAACAAAGAATGTGCAAAATACACATATACGTGACCAGCTCCGCCAGCTTCACGGGGCCGTGCTCGATATCGTCGGGGTCATGAACCGGCCGCAGCGCGACGAGGTGCTGATCAAGGCGGCGGGAATTCCGCTGGACCGGGCGCTGTTTCCGCTGCTGGTCGGCATCGAGCGGTTCGGGCCGATCGGCGTGGTGGAGATGGCCGACCGCACCGGGCGCGACTACACCACCGTCAGCCGCCAGATCGCGAAACTCGAAAGCCTGGACCTGGTGACGCGCCAGGGCAGCGCCACCGATCGCCGCGTGCGCGAGGCCGTCATCACCGCGAAAGGCAAGGCGATGACCAATCTCGTCGACGCCGCGCGCGAACGGATCGGCCGCGCCATCTTCGCGTCATGGGACGCCCCCGACATCGCCGAGCTGGTGCGGCTGATGCGAAAGTTCGCGGATGCCGTGAAGGAAGAGCCGCCGGTTGGGTCATGA
- a CDS encoding DUF4411 family protein encodes MKAYCLDTSGLSTPLEFMPEDIHSSIWAGVADLIAAGKFAVTTEIYEELGHLPGPIGDCIKANEANLQLEIEEEFWDWKAYVANYEEMKIKYSSIVSEYNGNRKNTVGLNDLTIIALAKTLKLPVISSEKKLNTMQESEKRQKIPDICEKEGVVHMSFNDLLRAEGIKS; translated from the coding sequence ATGAAGGCGTATTGCCTCGATACGTCTGGCCTCAGCACTCCTCTGGAATTTATGCCAGAGGATATACATTCATCAATTTGGGCTGGCGTCGCTGACTTGATCGCCGCAGGCAAGTTCGCGGTAACAACGGAAATATATGAAGAACTTGGCCACCTTCCCGGACCCATCGGCGACTGCATTAAGGCGAACGAGGCGAATCTTCAGCTAGAGATCGAAGAAGAATTCTGGGATTGGAAGGCCTATGTAGCCAACTATGAAGAAATGAAAATCAAATACTCATCGATCGTTTCTGAATACAACGGGAACCGGAAAAACACGGTTGGATTAAACGATTTAACGATTATAGCTTTGGCTAAGACCCTTAAGCTCCCTGTGATAAGCTCCGAAAAGAAGCTGAACACAATGCAGGAAAGTGAGAAGCGCCAAAAAATTCCTGATATTTGCGAAAAAGAGGGTGTTGTGCATATGAGCTTCAACGACCTTCTTAGAGCTGAGGGGATCAAGAGTTAA
- a CDS encoding XRE family transcriptional regulator, giving the protein MAATAKKERAPINREVLKWARERVRLTPDSAAASAGVTPDHIQNWESGSVIPTIKQARKLAGVYDLPFMELLSKSKPPVKELDLVPDFRMHREVPKPTEQYELLLIQSEAEEVRLNAIDLFAMVGSEPMRIPETFFATTTEKPDVVAGRVREKIALPMAEQLSRKGNDKDKFISAFRNYLERAGIIVMKNSGLANFGARGMCLFASPLPVVIFSNEAPTAQAFTLAHELGHVVLRESAISGPLRTAPEKTRAKTVEDWCDAFAGAFLMPADQVAKVLPKPERPEQSIDDKRISKIANAFCVSRHAALIRLVELGYVREDFYWKVMRERFLEQEASFEGGGRPKYYASRFRSSRGDLYTGLVLEAWSNGAITNHNAGEFMGIRNLVHLEDIRDRFRD; this is encoded by the coding sequence ATGGCAGCCACGGCAAAAAAGGAACGCGCACCGATTAACCGCGAAGTCCTGAAATGGGCCCGCGAGCGCGTTCGGCTGACCCCTGACAGCGCGGCGGCGAGCGCCGGTGTCACCCCGGATCATATTCAGAATTGGGAATCGGGCTCGGTTATCCCAACCATTAAACAAGCCCGAAAGCTTGCAGGAGTCTACGACCTGCCGTTCATGGAGCTCCTCTCGAAAAGCAAGCCACCGGTTAAAGAACTGGATCTCGTCCCAGACTTTCGGATGCACCGTGAGGTTCCCAAACCGACTGAACAGTATGAACTACTGCTTATTCAGTCAGAAGCTGAAGAAGTCCGGCTGAATGCGATCGACCTTTTTGCGATGGTTGGAAGCGAGCCAATGCGAATACCGGAAACTTTTTTCGCCACTACGACAGAAAAACCCGACGTAGTCGCGGGTCGTGTGCGCGAAAAAATTGCACTGCCTATGGCAGAGCAACTCTCTCGTAAAGGAAATGACAAAGATAAGTTTATTTCGGCATTCAGAAACTATCTTGAGCGCGCGGGCATAATCGTGATGAAGAATTCCGGCCTCGCGAATTTTGGCGCACGGGGTATGTGTCTTTTTGCGTCACCTCTTCCAGTAGTTATTTTCAGCAATGAAGCGCCTACGGCGCAAGCGTTCACACTCGCACACGAACTTGGTCACGTTGTGCTAAGAGAAAGCGCTATCAGTGGGCCGCTCCGTACGGCTCCCGAAAAAACGCGGGCTAAAACCGTTGAGGATTGGTGCGACGCATTTGCTGGCGCATTTCTGATGCCTGCGGATCAAGTTGCTAAGGTGCTTCCAAAGCCTGAGCGACCAGAACAGTCTATCGACGACAAGCGCATATCGAAAATTGCCAACGCATTCTGCGTAAGCCGTCATGCCGCGCTGATAAGACTTGTCGAGCTAGGATACGTTCGAGAGGATTTCTATTGGAAGGTTATGAGGGAGCGATTTCTTGAGCAGGAGGCCTCTTTCGAAGGCGGTGGACGCCCCAAATATTACGCATCACGTTTTCGGTCGTCGAGAGGCGATCTTTATACAGGCCTTGTCCTAGAGGCGTGGTCGAACGGCGCAATCACAAATCATAATGCCGGAGAATTTATGGGAATCAGGAATCTGGTTCACTTAGAGGATATCCGCGACCGCTTCAGGGACTAA
- a CDS encoding zinc-binding alcohol dehydrogenase family protein has product MYGDFAEPVATSGESRIAVTAAAISHVVKSRASGTHYSSSGRLPFVVGIDGVGRCENGRRVYFLMPNAPYGSMAERTVVPSVRCLPLPDDLDDITAAAIANPGLSSWAAFTERARLKAGETVLVNGATGTSGRLAVQIAKYLGAKKVIATGRNAEALASLAALGADVTIPLSGDETALEDSFRQQFAAGVDVVIDYLWGPSAERLLIAAAKAGADAVPIRFVQVGAASGSDITLPGAALRASAITLMGSGLGSVPPDRLIHCVAAVLQATVPGGFKIAATPVPLSDVERAWPADDSTRRTVLTMTAGSA; this is encoded by the coding sequence GTGTACGGAGATTTCGCCGAGCCGGTGGCCACGTCGGGCGAGAGTCGTATCGCCGTCACCGCCGCCGCCATCAGCCATGTGGTCAAGAGCCGGGCCTCGGGCACGCACTACAGCTCCTCGGGCCGGCTTCCCTTCGTGGTCGGCATCGATGGCGTGGGACGATGCGAAAACGGACGCCGGGTGTATTTCCTGATGCCGAACGCGCCGTATGGCAGCATGGCAGAGCGAACCGTGGTGCCGTCGGTGCGCTGCCTGCCGCTGCCCGATGACCTCGACGACATCACCGCCGCAGCCATCGCCAATCCCGGCCTATCGTCCTGGGCCGCCTTCACGGAGCGGGCCCGGCTCAAAGCCGGCGAAACCGTGCTGGTCAATGGCGCCACGGGAACGTCGGGCCGCCTGGCCGTGCAGATCGCCAAATATCTCGGGGCCAAAAAAGTGATCGCCACCGGCCGCAACGCCGAGGCCCTCGCATCGCTCGCGGCCCTTGGCGCCGACGTGACGATCCCCCTCAGTGGCGACGAGACCGCGCTCGAGGACAGCTTCAGGCAGCAGTTCGCCGCGGGCGTCGATGTCGTCATCGACTATCTCTGGGGACCGAGCGCGGAGCGCCTGCTGATTGCCGCCGCCAAGGCCGGCGCCGATGCCGTGCCCATCCGCTTCGTTCAGGTCGGCGCCGCAAGCGGATCCGACATCACGCTGCCGGGCGCGGCGCTTCGCGCATCGGCGATCACGCTGATGGGCAGCGGTCTCGGCAGCGTGCCGCCCGATCGCCTGATCCACTGCGTCGCCGCCGTGCTGCAGGCGACCGTGCCCGGCGGATTCAAGATCGCAGCCACGCCGGTGCCGTTGTCGGACGTCGAACGTGCCTGGCCCGCGGACGACAGCACCCGGCGCACCGTCTTGACCATGACTGCGGGATCGGCTTGA
- the yfcF gene encoding glutathione transferase, producing the protein MILSADRRFTSPYAMSAFVALTEKRLAFEVKTLDLDAGANNDPDYALISLTQRVPMLVDDGFALSESSAIAEYLDEVYPQPPIYPADAKLRARARQVQAWLRSDLMPIRAERSTVTIFYQPIAVPLSVAGQFAAAKLCAAASELLGHGGAHLFGGWSIVDVDLAIMLKRLIVNGDEVPSALVRYAQAQWERPSVQAWVRRERPAL; encoded by the coding sequence ATGATCCTCTCCGCAGACCGCCGGTTCACCTCTCCCTATGCGATGTCGGCCTTTGTGGCGCTGACGGAGAAGCGGCTTGCGTTCGAGGTCAAAACGCTGGACCTCGATGCCGGCGCCAACAACGATCCGGACTATGCCTTGATATCGCTGACCCAGCGGGTGCCGATGCTGGTCGACGACGGCTTCGCGCTGTCGGAGTCCTCCGCCATCGCCGAATATCTGGACGAGGTCTATCCGCAGCCGCCGATCTATCCGGCGGATGCGAAACTGCGTGCGCGGGCCCGCCAGGTCCAGGCCTGGCTGCGCAGCGACCTCATGCCGATCCGCGCGGAGCGCTCGACGGTGACCATCTTCTACCAGCCGATTGCCGTGCCGCTGTCGGTGGCCGGCCAATTCGCGGCGGCGAAACTCTGCGCGGCGGCGTCCGAGCTGCTGGGCCACGGCGGCGCGCATCTGTTCGGCGGGTGGTCGATCGTCGACGTCGATCTCGCCATCATGCTCAAGCGGCTGATTGTGAATGGCGATGAGGTGCCGTCCGCGTTGGTGCGTTATGCGCAGGCGCAGTGGGAGCGGCCGTCGGTGCAGGCCTGGGTGCGGCGGGAGCGACCGGCGCTGTGA
- a CDS encoding Fic family protein yields MTYIYELKGWPDFHWNAERLVERLAAVRHKQGRLIGRMEGLGFNLRAEAALQTLTEEVVKSSEIEGEVLDKNQVRSSLARRLGMDIGALTPADRHVEGVVEMILDATEKYAESLTTERLFDWHAALFPTGRSGMRKITVGGWRVEQAGPMQVVSGPVGRERVHYEAPVAGRLENEMQRFLDWFNGVASIDPVLKAALAHLWFVTIHPFEDGNGRIARAIADLALARSENSAQRFYSMSAQIRKERNAYYEILESTQKGELDITPWLAWFLGCLDRAFEGADSILAHVLSKARFWELHAGDLISERQRAVINRLLDGFEGQLTSSKWGKLTKVSQATAARDIEGLIELGILRKDSAGGRSTSYSFVLPEET; encoded by the coding sequence ATGACATATATATACGAGCTTAAGGGGTGGCCTGACTTCCATTGGAATGCCGAGCGGCTGGTGGAGCGCCTGGCGGCGGTACGCCATAAGCAGGGCAGGCTGATCGGCCGGATGGAGGGGCTAGGGTTCAACCTGCGGGCCGAAGCGGCCTTGCAAACCCTCACCGAAGAAGTGGTCAAATCCAGCGAAATCGAGGGCGAGGTCCTCGATAAGAACCAGGTGCGTTCATCGCTCGCCCGCCGCCTGGGGATGGACATTGGCGCGCTCACGCCCGCCGATCGTCACGTCGAAGGCGTCGTTGAGATGATCCTTGATGCCACCGAGAAGTACGCGGAATCGCTCACCACGGAACGGCTGTTCGATTGGCATGCGGCTCTGTTTCCGACAGGGCGCAGCGGCATGCGAAAGATCACGGTTGGTGGTTGGCGCGTGGAGCAGGCGGGGCCTATGCAGGTCGTATCCGGCCCTGTCGGTCGAGAGCGGGTTCATTATGAAGCACCGGTCGCCGGACGCCTCGAAAATGAAATGCAGCGCTTCCTGGATTGGTTTAACGGCGTTGCCAGCATCGACCCTGTCCTTAAAGCGGCCCTCGCTCACCTTTGGTTCGTCACCATCCACCCCTTTGAGGATGGTAATGGTCGCATCGCGAGAGCGATTGCAGATTTGGCTCTCGCGCGATCGGAAAACAGCGCTCAGCGCTTCTACAGTATGTCGGCGCAGATCCGGAAAGAGCGCAATGCGTATTATGAAATTTTGGAAAGCACGCAGAAGGGCGAGCTGGATATCACCCCATGGCTTGCGTGGTTCTTGGGATGTCTGGACCGTGCTTTTGAAGGGGCCGATTCCATCCTTGCTCACGTGCTTAGCAAAGCGCGATTCTGGGAGCTGCATGCCGGGGATCTCATCAGTGAGCGACAGCGAGCCGTCATCAATAGATTGCTGGACGGTTTCGAGGGTCAACTAACATCATCAAAATGGGGAAAGCTCACCAAGGTCTCGCAAGCGACAGCGGCGCGCGACATCGAGGGGCTTATTGAGCTTGGCATCCTACGGAAGGATTCCGCTGGAGGACGCAGCACAAGCTACTCATTTGTCTTGCCAGAAGAGACATAA
- a CDS encoding LysR family transcriptional regulator yields MTFPVLDLDLLKAFVAVADQRSFTRAAATLNRTQSAVSMQIKRLEDRLGAELLARTRVQVDLTVAGEGLLGYARRMLVLNEEAVGRLHAHRIEGRVRLGVMDDYGAVVVPPLLASFIGGYPRIHVEMETGLTGNMTGRLGKVFDLVIAMHPKGRGDGVFLCRERPLWAASPAHLVETIDPLPVALYPKGCLFRQWAMEALDKAKRPWRLAFVSHSSAAVESIAAQGLAITVLKSGTFPARLRALSPRQPDSLPRLPEADIRLHRASNLSKPASLLADHLVANLRG; encoded by the coding sequence ATGACGTTCCCGGTACTGGACCTCGATCTGCTGAAGGCTTTTGTCGCGGTCGCCGACCAGCGTTCGTTCACCCGCGCGGCGGCGACGCTCAATCGCACCCAGTCGGCGGTGAGCATGCAGATCAAGCGCCTGGAAGATCGCCTCGGCGCGGAGCTGCTGGCGCGCACCAGGGTGCAGGTCGATCTCACCGTGGCGGGCGAGGGCCTGCTGGGGTATGCGCGGCGCATGCTGGTGCTGAACGAGGAGGCGGTCGGGCGGCTGCACGCGCACCGGATCGAGGGCCGGGTGCGGCTCGGCGTGATGGACGACTACGGCGCGGTGGTGGTGCCGCCGCTGCTCGCAAGCTTCATCGGCGGTTATCCGCGCATCCATGTGGAGATGGAAACCGGCCTCACCGGCAATATGACCGGGCGGCTCGGCAAGGTCTTCGACCTCGTGATCGCGATGCACCCGAAGGGCCGCGGCGATGGCGTGTTCCTGTGCCGCGAGCGGCCGCTGTGGGCGGCTAGCCCTGCGCATCTCGTCGAGACCATCGATCCGCTGCCGGTGGCGCTCTATCCCAAGGGCTGCCTGTTTCGCCAGTGGGCGATGGAGGCGCTGGATAAAGCCAAGCGGCCCTGGCGCCTTGCCTTTGTCAGCCACAGTTCGGCGGCGGTGGAATCGATCGCGGCGCAAGGGCTCGCGATCACCGTATTGAAATCCGGCACCTTCCCGGCGCGGCTGCGTGCGCTATCCCCGCGCCAGCCTGACAGTCTGCCGCGATTGCCGGAGGCCGACATCCGCCTGCATCGGGCGTCCAATCTGTCAAAGCCCGCGTCGCTGCTCGCCGATCATCTGGTCGCGAACTTGCGTGGATGA